A segment of the Pseudoliparis swirei isolate HS2019 ecotype Mariana Trench chromosome 4, NWPU_hadal_v1, whole genome shotgun sequence genome:
TTTTACCACACGAACAGTAAAAGCCACACACGTAAACGTAAACACGCGCGCGCACCACCCGCAGGATGTGTAGTGAAGCCTGACAGGTGGGCAACACGTGAGATGTCACAATAAACGAAGTGCGTGCAAAGTCCCAACGCAACTCACGTGTACATCCGTtcggaaaaataaaaacaataagtaTTACACGATGTTCTTGTTGTTTGAGTGTTTGACGACAGGGGGCGCCGTTTCTTCGTTTTCCAGTGTTTCAGGACGCAACCCGGATGAAAACGGGCACTACATTTCATACAAATCACGTGCTACAAGAAAACAAAGGGAAAACAGGACTAACGTTTACAATTTATTGTATCAAAGATATATTCACTTCTTTTGGGACGCTATTTGTATATTATCCGAGTGTTATTTTAGTCTGTATGCAcacatatgtttattttttcctaTACAtcggtatatataaatataattgatCTTCTCTCTCAAATTGATTCTCGCACTATTTTACTGttgtataaatacatgtatacttAGATttagattatattatattttactttattcatccccagggggaaattacTTCAATATTTATACTTAGGATAAAAGCAATAAGTGAAAGGtggaaacataaataaatacatgataacagtggtggaagaagtacatGTATTTCCATATGTACTTAACGTAATAAAAAAAGTACCTATAATCTATTTCGATGTAGCTATTATAATCTAATGTATATAATGTTGGCTGGTTGCATTTATTGTACAGTGATGCATCTTatcttattattatgttttaaaaatatatctttaCATGCAAACTATTTAGTTGTTAAATTATGCATTACAATTCAACAACGCCCTTTCGTACACAGTAGCCTCACATTCCGATTCACTCAGATTATGGCCGAAGAGGAGTAAACATGATTTCCCGCTGCAGAAAGGCAGAGTCTATCGAATAACGGAatctgtaagccaatcacatTGCACAGCTGTGGCCTTTtcggccaatcacagcgcagcagACTTCATCGTCGTCTCACCAGCAACGACCATCCGCTAGCTAGTTTAGCATCCGCCTGGATGAGCGGCTAAACTACAGAGACACCGACACATCTGTTCGTCTCTCTCTGGTTATGTGTTCCTCCTAAATTCATTGAAGTCAACAGTCGTCCGAGTAATAAACCCGGAGCCCCGGTCGAAGGTAAAGAGACGTGTTTACGTCTGTGTAGCTAGCTGGGCGTTGCGAGAGGAGGCGCGGAGGACCCGCTAATGATGTTGGTGTGGCTCGGTTCGGAGGACCGCTAACATAAGATAATGGAAGTGTGTACCAAAGCTCCCTGGAAGTACAATTGAaccaatataaaaatacatgtgAGCAGACGAGTCGTGTTAGCTCGTATCATCTACTGATAGTACTAGCTTGTATTTCCTGTTCGGCCGTTACTTGTTGGTTATTCCGTACACGTTAGATGTGCTGGATTAATGTACTTGTCATGCATAAAAACAGCATAACTGCGAGCGCTGATTTCGTACCACCGACCTCTCCATGACTTTAGCTCTAAAGCATCTTTCCTCCCGCCGTCTCTGTAAACAATGTACACTGTTGGTCTCCTCTCGACCATGCATGACTCTGACTGGAACTCCCTCCCTCAGATGCAGTTCATGCTGTTGTTCAGCCGGCAGGGAAAGCTGCGGCTCCAGAAATGGTACGTGCCCCTGCCCgacaaggagaggaagaagatctCCAGGGACCTGGTCCAAACCATACTAGCCCGGAAGCCCAAGATGTGCAGCTTCTTGGAGTGGAGGGACCTCAAGATTGTGTACAAGAGGTAAGCGAGTATGGGAAGTTTAATGTGTGGCAAGTAAGTGCAGTGCAGAGAGCATCGCATCTATTACACCAATCCTAAAAGCTGACCTGTTGCTCCTCATGAGATATGGCAGCTACCGTTGAACACGTTGGCCGTTAAAGTTCATCCGTGGCTCTGGTAATGGGGCGTAAGAATATCTTCAGTGACATGATAACAGGTGGTGGTCTTGTGCCAGGTGTGACAGAGTATGATCTTAGCAATAGGATGTATTTTTGGTTTGCAACATCACTTTTGCATCTGCGGTGGCTTGTTGGGGTTGTTTGTGAACACCAACGTTTCAGTGATTATTTTGTCAAGCACAGAGATTTCTGGCATTTAGATCTCACCTTCTAGTGTGTGAAGAAAGCCATAAAACGCCTTCTCTCTAACAACAAACTGCCAAACTATGGACGACTGACTCAAAAACAGAAGGGGGGCCCAATTTGTTCTGGACATGACTGCTGAGTCATGAAAATACAAAAGACACATCGGTATGTGTTTAATATGATAAACCAAAAAAACTCTCAGACAACAAAACAGCCAGGAGACGGGGACGTACTGGGAGAGGTGCGTTTTAGCCTTCTGTTCTGTTTTTGTTCATATATGTTTGCGTATTTTTTGTAGTCTATTTTATGTGATAATTGTTTTGATTTAACGTCACTTCCTGTGATGTAGATCCCTTCAAGACcaaacatacatgcatacattgtGGATGATTACAGCTAGATTACCATAATTTAAGTTAAACACACTAACATATTACATTTCTGCTGCGAGAGCGGAAGCACTAATATCTGTACTCATCACCGCCTTGTTTATCTTTTTCCGCCGTACTTGATTTTGTAGATACGCGAGCCTGTATTTCTGCTGCGCAGTCGAGAACCAGGATAATGAGCTGATCACCCTGGAGATCATCCACAGATATGTGGAGCTGCTGGACAAATATTTTGGCAGTGTGAGTCTCTCAAACACCACATGTAACATGCTGAGGGATGGTACTGCAGAAATCCAAGGTTGTCAGTCTTTTAGTCAGGAGCTCCTCTGATCTGCTGCTGTCTCTGTTGCCATGGCCTCACAGGTGTGCGAGTTGGATATTATCTTCAACTTTGAGAAGGCCTACTTCATCCTGGATGAGTTCCTGCTGGGTGGAGAGGCCCAGGAGACTTCCAAGAAGAACGTGCTGAAGGCCATCGAGCAGGCCGACCTGCTGCAGGAGGTACTTAATCAGCGGATAGTTGGACCCACAAGGCAGGCCAGCTTCTCTCTGTATGGGGGAAATGCCCGTCACAAGTTTCCAAAGCCTAAGCTGATGTCTTCAAATTCCTGGTTTTGTTTTTGGTTGTCCAACACTCCAAACCCCAAATAAATATTCCATATACTGTCATTTTAAGGCAAAGAAAAATCAGCAAAACTGAGAGGCTGGAACGAGCAAATTTATGACATTTCAGCTTGAAAAATTATTTGAGCATCGTTTATCAGAAGTGCTGCCAAAATACTTTGTCAAATCAAGTAACGGTTGCAGCGCTAACTTTGCGTAAATGAAGAATTCCTTTCTCAGGGATCCTAACGTTACACACGGAAGGGTGACGCAGATGTTGGTGTGTTGCTTTTACACGTGTGACTCGTGTTTGTAGGGGCACTTTGCAAAGACAGCAaagaacatttctcttttctttgtctccGTCCGCAGGAGGCCGAGGCACCACGGAGCGTTTTGGAGGAAATTGGGCTGACATAGATCATCATGCTCTTTCTCCCGGCTGCAGATCTGGAAACCCTCCACGTCACTATCCCGCCTTCTTCTGTTGTCCCCTGCGTCATTGTTGTATGTATATGTCCTGTGCAATCCTGTAATGTCCTTTTTAATGTGGTGCCTTGTGTGGTTTGAATGTGTCTCCTATGTACAATCTCCGTCGCTGCATTCCGCAGTGCTATTAACGTAACTCCACACAGTACAATGTAGTGATAACATGAAAACTGCAGTGTCATGTTAAGATCATCTACCATCACCGGTTGCGGGGTCATTCGTGTCGACTCTTTGAAGTGCTGTAGCAGCCGCAGACGGTGCTTCTGTGTGTTTAACCGTCTCATTTGAGTCTCAGAGCTAAGCGTCCCAATACATGAAGAACAAATACTCAACAAGGGTCATTTAATATAGAATTATAAACTGATGACAAACAGGTTTTTACCTTGTTTGTCAAGAGCAACAAATTAACGCATGATTTTATTTACTATAAATCTGTCATTTTGGACTGATTTCGAAAGGGGCAGTTTGAGGAAATTAGTTATTTGTACTTATTATGCGTTAGAtggaatatttagttttttcaagATGCTTAGAAAAGGACTCTAAAAATACCTTCAAAACAGCAGCAAGTGTTACtaaatgttctttttgtttttgtttaaaccGTCATTGTTTAGATAAATATTTTGTCCCGCTCAGTCGTGACTGACATAACAGTAAAACATGAGCAGCACCAGCCGGAGCTAGTGCTGTTGTGGGAATCACACGTTTACAATCACAAATATCACAAGTGAAATTAAACTGACCTATTATCAAAATCAGCGTAGATGTTATGTAGGTTTGTACATGTTTCTGTTGAGGTGATTCCCCTCCAGAAATCAACCATCTCATATTTCCTTGTCAAAACTAAAATGTTGACCCTTCGGTAAGCGtcagctgtttgtgtttgttaaaATTGTCATTGTGTTGTTCATATTTCTGtcaattgatttattttcttggCAAAAAACATTCACGATCGTAATGGCCTCTGGAGATAAATCGTACGTCAGTTTCTCACTTAGTCTTAAGTCAGGATTATGTAGTGATccgaaaaaaacattttatgtaTTAAGATACATTGGCTCATAGACACATAACCAAAGAACACTGTTTTAACATCTCAATGGTGTCTGTGGAAAGCTGACATGGCTGAAAAGGGATGTAGAACTGCAGGATGTTGGACAGAACATGTATGCAGGGGTCATTCGGCCACAATATACCAGTATTATGTCATTATTCCTATTCGTTAGGGTTCAGGTTTATCTCCAGATTCTTCATGGTGAAACAATAGACGACGAGCTGCACATATCCGGGTACGTATTTATCACCGTCGGCTTGTTCACTTGGCCGTAGGATTGCAGGAGAACAAGCCCAACAAGTGATGAATGGATGCTCATCCAAACTATCTGCATTCTTAAAACCACAAAGTGTTTCTGTTGAATATTCATaagaaatatgaattattaataaAGTTCATCTTTGATTTGTGCAGAGATCTCTTTTTGTATTAAACACTGCCACATTTGCCAACATTTCTTATTtgaaaattattaaaaataaatgtgaacaaaaaataaatgaatcacCATTTGTCAatcttttgtttatatatagcAACAATAACCATGTAGTGCCGCAGCTCCAGTGATCAAGAGTTCATTTATTAAAGCGACATGAACCATTTTCCAAAAGCTAAATATTCACATTTGTACAGTACACTCGGGGCTCTCTGAATGCATCAGGGCTCAACTCATTTGTTGCTCCTTCACATTCACACAGTTAAAAAGCCAGAACAAACTCACAGCTTCTGAAATGTAAGAGTCACAGAGACAGACTACTTATGTCACCTTTTCCTGCGGCTCACCAGATATTTCTGACTGTTCATTTCCCCCCTCGGGGCTAAACTTCTCACTGTAGACACATGGTCTCTCATCCAAGAGATTGTTATTCTGAATTGGCTTTGTTTCATTTATCTCCTGACCGGGACTCGTCGGCCTGAGATTTGCCGGCGTCTCTTCCTCCGACACCTTCTCCGACTCTCCTGACGAGGCCGTCACCCCAGGCGAATGGCTTTTcttcttgtgcttcttcttgctcttcttcttgctcttcttgGATTGTTTGTGGCGCCGGTGTGTGTTGGCATCCTCATTAAGGGGCTTCTCTTTCCTATCCGGTTTCTtggctctcctctctttcttcctctctctgcttGCGCTTCTGGACCGGTCTCTCGTGTCTGCATCTTTGTCTCGaccgtctctctcctcactcctatTCCTGGACTTCTGCTCCCTGTCTTTATCTCTACTCCGGTTTCTCTGCCTGTCTTGCTCCCTGTCTCTACTCCTGCTCCTCGACCGGTCCCTGCTCCTGCTCAGGTACCGATCCATCGCCCTGTCACTGTGTCTGGCGGACCGTTGGGaggccctcctctctctgctcctgctcctccgccGGTCGCCGTCCCGCCTGCTGTGGGACCTCTTGGACCTCGGCGGGCTTCTGCTGCTCTGGCGTTGCCTCCACGACCGGTCTCCGTATCGCTCTGAGTGCCACCCGTCCCTGCGGCTCCCCGTGACGCTGCGGTCCGGCGACATGTGCAGGTCCCTGTCCGCCTCCCAGAATTCGTTGCTAGGGTTTCGGAACACATGCAGGAAGTTGCAGTGCTTCCCTTTGGGGCACCTCTGCCTGTCAAACAAACCTGGGAAAGACGCAAAacgagacaggagagagattgAATCATGATTCTCTGCAGCGAGTGAAAATGCCGCTCTCCAATCAGTCAAAATAACTCACCACATATAGCGTTCTTCCACCGCGTAACGGGACACATCTCACATTGAAGCTGCCGGCCTGCGTAAAACCTGCCATTGAACTTGATGATAGCATCTTTACACTGCTCCTCTCTGGACGgacaaggggaaaaaaggatttTTCAAACAACTTGGTTTATTAATTTGGAAAAAAAGGTTGTGGCGGTTGCACAAAAACTTACGTGTCAAACTGAATGTAAACATTTCCTCTCAGATGTGGCTCATAATTGCAGCTGAcctaaaagaagaaagatgtcAATAAAACCAAATGTGTATTTTCAGTGGTAATAATTTATTAATGCAACTGTGAACTGATCAGACATCAGTAAGAGATCAAGTGACACATTATTTAGACtatttcataaaaaaatgttaCGCTCAATGAAAAGCAAATCTTAACTTAAATAGGTGGTGGACCACATTTCTCCTCAACCCTTAACTTGTTCTGAAA
Coding sequences within it:
- the ap1s2 gene encoding AP-1 complex subunit sigma-2 isoform X3 gives rise to the protein MQFMLLFSRQGKLRLQKWYVPLPDKERKKISRDLVQTILARKPKMCSFLEWRDLKIVYKRYASLYFCCAVENQDNELITLEIIHRYVELLDKYFGSVCELDIIFNFEKAYFILDEFLLGGEAQETSKKNVLKAIEQADLLQEEAEAPRSVLEEIGLT
- the zrsr2 gene encoding LOW QUALITY PROTEIN: U2 small nuclear ribonucleoprotein auxiliary factor 35 kDa subunit-related protein 2 (The sequence of the model RefSeq protein was modified relative to this genomic sequence to represent the inferred CDS: inserted 1 base in 1 codon), with product MAAPSPLSSAPAFSQKQRRAALRKERRKRKRQAVAQVRECGLHNGPPYALEEIHEEVEEEDDVAEKERLRLHEEWLEKERLAQKEFRLRAEREEAARKRKEEEERMIKEEWEDQQKKEQEEKEXKQQHKRDREEAVQKMLDEAENQLENGQSWMNPEAPVKNCENFGTERDIANCPFFLKTGACRFGDRCSRKHIYPTASPTLMIRAMFTTFGMEQSRRDDYDIDACLEHSEEELQDTFLEFYHDVLPELKSIGKVVQFKVSCNYEPHLRGNVYIQFDTEEQCKDAIIKFNGRFYAGRQLQCEMCPVTRWKNAICGLFDRQRCPKGKHCNFLHVFRNPSNEFWEADRDLHMSPDRSVTGSRRDGWHSERYGDRSWRQRQSSRSPPRSKRSHSRRDGDRRRSRSRERRASQRSARHSDRAMDRYLSRSRDRSRSRSRDREQDRQRNRSRDKDREQKSRNRSEERDGRDKDADTRDRSRSASRERKKERRAKKPDRKEKPLNEDANTHRRHKQSKKSKKKSKKKHKKKSHSPGVTASSGESEKVSEEETPANLRPTSPGQEINETKPIQNNNLLDERPCVYSEKFSPEGGNEQSEISGEPQEKVT
- the ap1s2 gene encoding AP-1 complex subunit sigma-2 isoform X1 encodes the protein MEMQFMLLFSRQGKLRLQKWYVPLPDKERKKISRDLVQTILARKPKMCSFLEWRDLKIVYKRYASLYFCCAVENQDNELITLEIIHRYVELLDKYFGSVCELDIIFNFEKAYFILDEFLLGGEAQETSKKNVLKAIEQADLLQEEAEAPRSVLEEIGLT
- the ap1s2 gene encoding AP-1 complex subunit sigma-2 isoform X2; translated protein: MMQFMLLFSRQGKLRLQKWYVPLPDKERKKISRDLVQTILARKPKMCSFLEWRDLKIVYKRYASLYFCCAVENQDNELITLEIIHRYVELLDKYFGSVCELDIIFNFEKAYFILDEFLLGGEAQETSKKNVLKAIEQADLLQEEAEAPRSVLEEIGLT